The genomic stretch CGCGCCGATCGGCGATCTGATCGAATCGGCGGTGAAGCGCGGCGCCCATGTGAAGGATTCCGGTCAAATGCTCCCCGGGCATGGCGGGATGCTCGACCGCTGCGACGCCTATTTGTTCAGCGCGCCGATCGTCTACTATTTTGTGACGTGGTTGGGGATCAGCCATTAACCATGAAATCATCTGAATGGGGACAGGTACCTTCAAATCGGCCATTTTCGTGCATTTGAAGGTACCTGTCCCCACGCAAATGAAGTTAGATGTGGGATGAGGAAAGCGATGCCGCAACGTTTAGCCATCTTAGGTGCCACCGGGTCGATCGGGACGTCGACGCTCGATGTCGTGGCCCAGCATCCGGAGCGCTTTGAAGTCACCGCGCTGGCGGCGGGGCGGAATGTTGCACAGTTGGCGCCGCTCGTGGCGCGGTGGCGACCGCGATATGTCGCGGTCGCGGATCACGCGGCGGCTGCCGACTTGCAAGCGTTGGGGCTGCCGCCAGGCGTCGAGCTCGGGGTCGGCGATGCCGCCGTCGTCGCGTTGGCCGAATTGGCGGATGTCGATACGGTCGTGGCCGCGATTGTCGGGGCGGCCGGCGTGCGCTCCACCTATGCCGCCGTGCGTGCCGGAAAACGCGTCGCGTTGGCGAATAAGGAATCGTTGGTCGTGGCCGGCGCGCTCCTGATGCAAGCGGCGCGCGCACAGGGCGCCACGATCCTGCCGGTCGACAGCGAACATAGCGCAGTGTTTCAATCGCTGCACGGACATCGTCCCGCCGATGTGCGGCGGATCATCTTGACAGCGAGTGGCGGCCCGTTTCGCGACTGGCCGGCGGAGGCCATGGCCAACGTCACGGTCGAGCAGGCACTGCGACATCCGAACTGGTCGATGGGCGCGAAGATCACAATCGATTCCGCCACGATGATGAACAAAGGTCTGGAATTGATTGAAGCCCGGTGGTTGTTTGATTGCGAGCCGGATCGACTCGACGTCGTGATCCATCGCGAAAGCATTATCCACGCATTAGTCGAGTACTGCGACGGCGCGGTCGTGGCCCAATTGGCGATGCCCGATATGCGCGCCCCGATCGCCTACGCGCTCGCGTATCCGGAGCGGATCAGCAGCGGGATTGCGCCGTTGGATTTAGTGCAATGCAAGACGCTCAGCTTCACCGCTCCCGACGAAAAGCAGTTTCCGTGTCTGGCGGTGGCGAAAGCGGCGAATCGGCGCGGCGGCGCGGCGGCCGCGGTCTTGAATGCGGCGAATGAAGTGGCTGTGAGCGCCTTCCTAGCGAAACGGATTCCGTTCTCCGCGATTGCCGACGTGGTCGATGCCACGTGTACACGGTACACAGATCCGCGCGGCGAGACGATCGACGCGGCGTTGGCCACCGACACCGAGGCGCGGCGCGTGGCCACGGCAATCCTGAGGGAGAGACATTCATGATGGTCATTTTGCAACAACTCTGGGTCATTGTCGCGCTGATCGGCGGCTTTGGTTTGCTCGTCCTGATCCACGAATTCGGGCACTTCATCGTGGCGCGGCGTTCCGGGATTCGCGTCGAGGCCTTTTCGATCGGCTTCGGACGCGTCTTGTGGCAGCGGCGGCGGGGCGACACGGAATATCGCGTCTCGTTGTTGCCGCTCGGCGGCTACGTCAAGATGACCGGCGAAGATCCGGACGACACCGCGTCTGCGAGCGACCCGCGCAGTTACGCGAATCAATCGGTCGGGACACGGATGCGCGTGATCTTGGCGGGCCCCGTGATGAATCTGCTCCTCGCGGCCTTAGTGATGCCAATTCCATTTATGCTGGGACGCGAGCGGCCGGCCTTCGAGGCCAATCCCCCGATTGTGGAAGAAGTGCGTCGCTTTTCCTCCGCTGACGTGGCTGGAATCCGTCCGGGCGAGCGGATCGTGGCCGTGAATCAGCGGCCAGTGGCGACGTGGGCCGATGTCCAAGATGCCATCATCCTGGCAGGAAAAGGCGGGATCGTCCTCCAGATGGAGCGCGCCGGCGCGCAGCGCGATGTCCCGTTGGGAGAGAGTCGCTGGGGGTTCGGCATCCATCCGAGTACGTTTTTGTTGAATCGCCCCGTGGTCGACGGGACGCAACCTGGCTCTCCGGCAGCAGCGGCAGGCCTCCAAGCCGGCGACCGCGTGACGGCCGTTGCAGGGCAGCCGGTGCAGTATTGGGACGAACTCTCGTTGGCCTGCGGCGCAGGCAGGAATCTCTGGTTCTGGCTCTGGGCCGCACGGGCCTGGGGCGGCCGCACGGCGGATGCGTTGGCGTACGTCGGCGGACAACCATTGGAGCTGACCGTAGTGCGAGGCGACGTCACATTGCAGCTGCAAGTCGAGCCACGGATCGATCCGGAACTAGGGCGTGCGATTTTAGGGGTCACGCACGATCCGGATCGGGTCTGGGCCGGCGTCCCGAAGGTGGTATGGCGTTACGGGCTGGGCCAATCGATCGTTCGCGGCACGCAAGAGTTGGGGCGACTGTTTCGTCTCACCGGTGATTTTTTAGTGCGACTGATCCACGCGCCGAGCGAACACTACAGCTCATTGGCCGGTCCGGTGCGGATCTTCTCAATGTTCGCCCAGATCGCCCAAGAGGGGCTTTCACCGTATCTCTATTTCCTCGCGTTCTTCAGTCTGCAACTCGGAATGTTGAATTTGCTCCCGATCCCGGTGCTGGATGGCGGCCATCTCTTCTTCCTCGCCATCGAGGCCTGTGCCCGCCGCCCACTCGCCCGTCGCGCCCGCGAAGTTGCGCAATATGTCGGCCTAGTGTTTCTGCTCAGCGTGTTTGTCTTCGTCACCGTGAACGATTTGGGTTCGTTCGCGTGGGTGCGGCGATTGGTGGACAAGATTTTTTAGCGCCGTCCGCGAGGGACATGGCACTAGCCAAAGGTCTGCGCTTCCAGTAACCCCTGCGCATGGGGCGCGCGTATCTCAATCACATTGCTGTGGCAGTGCCGGCGCAGGAGTGTCATGCGGCGAGCTCTGCGATTGTGCGGGAGTCGGCTGCGGCGGCCGATCGTGCGGTGCTCGCGCGCGTTTGGCCGCAGCTCGGTATTGCGCGGCGCTATACGGTGTTGCCGCGTTTTTGGGGGAGCGACGACCGCGCATTTTATCGGCCGGATCATTGTCCCGGCACGGCCGAACGGATGGCCATGTTTCGTGCGCACGCCTGGCCACTCGCCGCGCAGGCGCTCGACGCCCTCTTCACCGCATCCGGCGTGCCATCACGGCGGAGCATCACGCATCTGATCGTCACGACCTGCACCGGCTTCTACGCGCCGGGACTGGATTACGACATTGTGACGCAGGCCGATCTCCCTCCGAGCACGCAGCGCTTGGTGCTCGGCTTCATGGGATGTTATGCCGCGATTCCGGCGCTGCGCCACGCGAGTGCAATTGTGCACAGCGATCCGACGGCACGCGTGCTGATCGTCAACGTGGAACTCTGCTCGCTCCATTTTCGGCCACAGGCCCCGCTGGATCAATTGCTCACGTTTCTCCTCTTTGCGGATGGTGCCGCCGCAAGTGTCGTGAGCGCGGAGCCGCGCGGTTTGCGGCTCGACGGGTTTCATCATGCCCTGGTCCCCGCGAGTGCGGACGCAATGCAGTGGCAGATTCACGATCACGGATTCTTTATGCATCTCGACGCCGCGATTCCACAATTGGTGGCCGCTGCGGTCCGCACCGAACAACGGGCCGTGTGCGGGCCGTGGGCCGTTCCCACAGTGCGCCACTGGGCGATCCATCCCGGCGGTCGTGCGATTCTCGATGCCGTGGCGGCGAGCTATGCGTTACCGGACGGAGCACTGGCGGACTCGCGCGCGGTGTTGCGGGACTACGGCAATATGTCGTCGGCGACGATCATGTTCGTGTTGCAGCGGATGTTAGCGGTCGCCGCGCCGGGCCCTGGCGTGGCGATGGCGTTCGGTCCGGGACTGACGTTGGAGAGCATGCGATTTACGATCAGCGGTGAGGTTCCATGACCCGTTGGGCCCAGCGGAGTTGCGCCGAGGAATTGATGGATGATGCCTCGGTGCCGGATGCGACCTTTGCGGCGACGCTGCAAGAGATCGCCCGCATTAACCGTTGGACGTGTGCCTATGCGCCGACGTTGGCGGCGTTGGAGCGCTTTACTGTACGACATGACAGCGCGCGTCCGCTACAAATCCTCGATCTCGGTTCTGGCTATGGCGACATGTTGCGCGTCGTCGCCGCATGGGCGGTTCGGCGCGGCGTGAACGTGCAGCTGACGGGAATTGATCGCCATCCGGCGGCGGCCCTTGCTGCGCGTGCGGCGACGCCCGCGCAATGGCCGATCGCGTTCGAAACTGCAGACGTGCTCACGTACGCGCCGCCGGTGCCCGTCGATGTCATCATCTGCTCGCTCTTCTTACATCATTTCGCGACCGACGCTGCCACGTCGTTGCTGCGCCGGATGACGGAGCTCGCTCAACTCGGTTGGTTCGTGAACGATCTGCACCGCCATCCAATCCCGTACTACGCGGTGCGATGGGCTGTGCGACTTATCGGCAGCGGTCCACTAGTGCGGACGGACGCGCCACTCTCGATCGCGCGTGCGTTCACGCGGCGCGATCTCCAGACCTTGATTGCGCGCGCCGCGATTGACGCTTCGCGGGTCCAGATCCGCTGGCACTGGCCATTCCGCTGGGGCATGACCTATGCGCACCGCTCATAACGAGTCACACGACGTGTGGGATAGCATCGTCATCGGCGCGGGCCTCGCGGGCAGCGCGGCCGCGTATCATCTCGCACAGCGCGGTCGTCGCGTCCTGCTTCTCGAGCGGGAAGCCACGATCCATCCGAAGGTCTGTGGCGAAGTGATTCGCGCCGAGGCCCTGCCGTATCTGCTGGCGATGGACGTCGATGTCGCCGCGTTAGGCGCACAGCAGTTAACACGCGCGCGCTGTCTCGCCGGATCCGCCCGCACGACGCTGCTCTTTCCAACACCCGCGTACGGACTGTCACGCGTCACGCTCGACACCGCGTGCAGTGCGCGAGCGATGGCCGTTGGAACAACGTTGCACCTCGGTGAAACAGTGCACGCCATCGCGCAGACCGATGGCGCCTATGACATCACGACTTCGCATGACACGTATCGCGGACGCAGTATCATCCTCGCCACGGGCAAACACGATCTGCGCTCCGTGCAGACACGTGCCACACGCCATTCTCTACGTGGGGCGGTCGGCATCAAATGGCATTGTCAGGCGACGCATGCGGCGGTGGCCGAGCTTGGCAACACCGTGTGGATGCTGGCCTTCCCTGGAGGCTATGCCGGACTCTGTCGTGTCGGCGCGACGACGGTCAATCTCTGCGGCTCCGTCACGCCCGCATGGCTCGCCCGCCACGGTCGCCAACCACACCAGCTGCGCGCGTTCTTGCACGACACGTTTCCGATTGCGCGCCCGCTGCTGGACGGCCTCACGTCCGAAGACACTCAACCATTGGTGATTGCTGGCATTCCGTATGGATTTTTTCGACCGGCGGCCTCGCTCACCCACGACGGCGCGTATGCAGTCGGCGATCAAGTCGCGACGATGCCGAGTGTCGTCGGGATCGGCATGACCGTCGCGTTGGCCACGGGAACCCTCGCCGCGATCGACCTCGATGCCACGCTACGCGGCCAGCCGCGCCGCTACGAGGACCAACTGCATCGGCTCCTCGCCCGTGCGCGCCGGGCCGCACTCTTCACGCACGCCATGATGACTTCGGCCGCTGCGCCATACGGCGTACGTCTCTGTCGTTGGCTGCCGCCGCTGGGTCACGGAGTGCTCCACGCCAGTCGGGTTCCTTCCGCTGGGGTAGTTTTCGCGCGCCAGGGTTGACAATTCAGCGGATTGCACTAGGAGTGCCCCCCTTGGAGGTGTCGGTATGGCACGAGTCACGGTCGAAGATTGTTTAGAGACGCTGGAAAACCGGTTCTCTTTGGTCCATTTAGCGGCCAAACGGGCGAAGGAATTGCTCAAAGGGGCGCGGCCGATGTATCCCTGTAAGAACCGCGAAGTGGTCACCGCGCTGCGCGAGATCGCCGATCGCAAAGTGATCGCCCACATCCCCAACCCGAAGCGCACGGCGTAGCAACAAAATGACGACCCTCGTTTCCAAATTGTCGCGAGTGCCTCAAGCGCTAGGCGCGGCGGGGCCCCGAAACCGGAGCGTACATAAATGTACGTGAGGATTTTGGGGTGCCGCAACGACGCGATTGGGGTGCTCGCGGCGATTTGGGAATGAGGGTCGCCGCCCTGGCGGAATTGGTAGACGCGCCAGACTCAAAATCTGGTGGCTTCACGGCCATCCCGGTTCGATTCCGGGGGGCGGCACAAATAGCACGGAAAACCATGCGCACCGCAGTTCCAGTATCGAAGACCTCTGCCGGCGCCGTTGAACCACGGCTCGCGCTGATCGCGGGCGTCGTGGAAGAAATGAAGGGCGAGGCGCTGACGATCCTCGACCTGCGCAGTCTTACCAGCTTCACGGATTTCTTCCTACTCTGCAGCGGCACGTCCGACCGCCACGTCCAATCGATCGGCGAGACGATCGTCACACGCTTGAAGTCCCACGGGATCATGCCGCTCGGGGTCGAAGGGCACGACAGCGCGCAATGGATCCTGATCGACTATGGCGCCATCGTGGTCCACGTCTTTTACCCCGCCGCGCGCGAGTTCTACCAAATCGAAAAATTCTGGGCCGACGCCCCCGTGATTTCGCTATGAAACCGGTGATGTTAATTATCCTCGACGGCTGGGGCCATCGCGAGGCGCGCGAGGGGAATGCCGTCGCGTTGGCGCAAACGCCCGTGTTCGACCGGCTCTGGGCGACCTGCCCGCGGACGCTGCTGCGCACCTCCGGTCTCGACGTCGGACTCCCGGACGGTGTGATGGGCAATTCCGAAGTCGGGCATCTGAATATCGGCGCGGGCCGCGTGGTCTATCAAGACCTGACCCGAATTAACGAATCGATCCGGCAGGTGGAGTTCGCTGCGAACGCCTCGCTGACGGCCGCGTGCGCGTTAGTGCAACGCACCGGGGCGACACTCCATCTGATGGGACTGCTCTCTAACGGGAGCGTCCACAGCCATATCGATCATTTGTTGGCGCTGCTCACGACCACGCGCGCGGTCGGCGTCACCAACATCCGCCTGCATCTGTTTCTCGACGGCCGCGACACGCCGCCGCAGAGTGGTGTCGGGTTTTTGCAACAACTGCAGGCGTATCTGACCGATCACCGACATCCGGCGCGGATCGCGTCAGTGAGTGGGCGCTACTATGCGATGGATCGCGATAAGCGTTGGGAACGGACCAAGCTAGCCTATGACGCGATCGTGCATGGGGTGGGGCCGCGCGTCACGGATCCGCTCGCGATGTTGCACGACTCGTATCGCGAGGGCGTGACCGACGAATTCGTGCTGCCGACCGTGGTTGTAGCCGACGGACAGCCAGTCGGTCCGATCCGTGACGGCGATGTGGTGTTGGCGATCAATTTTCGCGCCGACCGGATGCGCCAACTGACGCGCGCGTTAGCGTGCGAGGATTTCCAAGACTTCGATCGCGGGGCGTATATTCGATTGGGACAATATCTGTGCATGACGTCGTATCACCAAGACTTTCGTTTTCCGCTGCTCTTCCCGCCGCAGTCGATGTCGAATTTGTGCGGTGAACTCGTGGCGGCGCGCGGATTGCGCCAACTCCGGATCGCAGAGACGGAAAAATATGCGCACGTCACGTTTTTCTTTAATGGGGGCGAAGAACGGTTGTACCCGGGCGAAGACCGTGTCTTAGTGCCGTCGCCGCGCGATGTCCCGACCTACGACCACAAACCGGAGATGAGTGCGCGCGAAGTCACGGCCGCGGTCTGCCAACGGATTACCGACGACGCGTATGACTTCATCGTGTTAAACTTCGCCAATCCCGACATGGTGGGGCATACCGGCGTGCTGGCTGCGGCGATTCGTGCGGTCGAGACGACCGACGCGTGTCTGGGGCAGGTGTTGGAAGCGCTGTTGGCGCGCGGCGGCGCAGCGATCGTGACTGCGGATCATGGGAATTGTGAACAGATGATCATGTCGGATGGCACGCCGCATACGTCGCATACCACGAATTTGGTGCCGTGCTGTTTGGTGCAGCCACCGTCCGCAGCGTGTACCTTGCGCGACGGCGGACGGTTGGCGGATTTGGCGCCGACGTTGTTGGAGCTGATGGGGATTCTGCGGCCGTCCGAGATGACGGGGCGGAGTTTGATCGTCGCGGGGTAATGCTGGCGGAGCCGCGAAGCGGGGGCCGCACTCCATGGGGCGCAGGAGGGAAGGGTCAACCCTTCCCCCCCGCAACAGCGGGTCCCCCCTATCCCAGCGCCCCACGGAGTGCGGTCCCCGCTTCGCTCACGCTGTTCTTCTGCCGCTCATGCTATGCCTACCGAGTCGCACCAAACCTTTAAAAAAAATGAGTGGTGGGGGCGGGCGTGGGTGGGGGCGGCGCTGGCGGCGGTGTTCCCGCGGCGGTGTGTGGGGTGCGATCGGGTGTTGGGGGCGGGGAGTGACGGGGAGGCGGGAATTTGTGCGGGCTGTGCGGTGGTAGTGCCGTGGGTGATGGGGCCGGTGGGGACGGCGTGGGTGCCGAATCTGCGGTGGGAGCGGTTGACGGCGGTGTGTCGATTCGAGGGGCCGTTGGTGGCGGCGATTCATGGATTGAAATATGAGCGGCGGACGGATCGGGCGCGGGCATTGAGTGCTTTATTATGGCAAAGTGTTGCGGCGCGCTGTCCGTACGACGTCGTGTTGGCGGTGCCGCTCGCGGCGGATCGGTTGCGGGAGCGGGGATATAATCAGTCGCAGTTGTTGGCGAAAGGAGTGGCCCGCCGATTCGGAGTGCGGGCGCCGGTCGATTGGGTGCGGCGCGTCCGCGCCACGCGGCCGCAAGTGGGCTTGGAGGCGGGCGCGCGGCTGGACAACGTCCGTGGCGCGTTCGCGATGACACCGCGCGGCGCTGCCGGAACGCGGGACCGCCGGGTCCTGTTGATCGACGATGTGTTAACGACCGGCGCAACGTTGCACGAATGCGCTCGAGTCCTTCACCGCGCCGGTGCGGTGCGTCTCGATGTGGCCGTGATCGCGGTGGCATAGATATCCGCTAACGCTGTGCGGCATCGGACGGAGGATTGGCAACGG from Deltaproteobacteria bacterium encodes the following:
- a CDS encoding 1-deoxy-D-xylulose-5-phosphate reductoisomerase, translating into MPQRLAILGATGSIGTSTLDVVAQHPERFEVTALAAGRNVAQLAPLVARWRPRYVAVADHAAAADLQALGLPPGVELGVGDAAVVALAELADVDTVVAAIVGAAGVRSTYAAVRAGKRVALANKESLVVAGALLMQAARAQGATILPVDSEHSAVFQSLHGHRPADVRRIILTASGGPFRDWPAEAMANVTVEQALRHPNWSMGAKITIDSATMMNKGLELIEARWLFDCEPDRLDVVIHRESIIHALVEYCDGAVVAQLAMPDMRAPIAYALAYPERISSGIAPLDLVQCKTLSFTAPDEKQFPCLAVAKAANRRGGAAAAVLNAANEVAVSAFLAKRIPFSAIADVVDATCTRYTDPRGETIDAALATDTEARRVATAILRERHS
- the rseP gene encoding RIP metalloprotease RseP; translated protein: MMVILQQLWVIVALIGGFGLLVLIHEFGHFIVARRSGIRVEAFSIGFGRVLWQRRRGDTEYRVSLLPLGGYVKMTGEDPDDTASASDPRSYANQSVGTRMRVILAGPVMNLLLAALVMPIPFMLGRERPAFEANPPIVEEVRRFSSADVAGIRPGERIVAVNQRPVATWADVQDAIILAGKGGIVLQMERAGAQRDVPLGESRWGFGIHPSTFLLNRPVVDGTQPGSPAAAAGLQAGDRVTAVAGQPVQYWDELSLACGAGRNLWFWLWAARAWGGRTADALAYVGGQPLELTVVRGDVTLQLQVEPRIDPELGRAILGVTHDPDRVWAGVPKVVWRYGLGQSIVRGTQELGRLFRLTGDFLVRLIHAPSEHYSSLAGPVRIFSMFAQIAQEGLSPYLYFLAFFSLQLGMLNLLPIPVLDGGHLFFLAIEACARRPLARRAREVAQYVGLVFLLSVFVFVTVNDLGSFAWVRRLVDKIF
- a CDS encoding type III polyketide synthase, translated to MGRAYLNHIAVAVPAQECHAASSAIVRESAAAADRAVLARVWPQLGIARRYTVLPRFWGSDDRAFYRPDHCPGTAERMAMFRAHAWPLAAQALDALFTASGVPSRRSITHLIVTTCTGFYAPGLDYDIVTQADLPPSTQRLVLGFMGCYAAIPALRHASAIVHSDPTARVLIVNVELCSLHFRPQAPLDQLLTFLLFADGAAASVVSAEPRGLRLDGFHHALVPASADAMQWQIHDHGFFMHLDAAIPQLVAAAVRTEQRAVCGPWAVPTVRHWAIHPGGRAILDAVAASYALPDGALADSRAVLRDYGNMSSATIMFVLQRMLAVAAPGPGVAMAFGPGLTLESMRFTISGEVP
- a CDS encoding methyltransferase domain-containing protein, which translates into the protein MTRWAQRSCAEELMDDASVPDATFAATLQEIARINRWTCAYAPTLAALERFTVRHDSARPLQILDLGSGYGDMLRVVAAWAVRRGVNVQLTGIDRHPAAALAARAATPAQWPIAFETADVLTYAPPVPVDVIICSLFLHHFATDAATSLLRRMTELAQLGWFVNDLHRHPIPYYAVRWAVRLIGSGPLVRTDAPLSIARAFTRRDLQTLIARAAIDASRVQIRWHWPFRWGMTYAHRS
- a CDS encoding FAD-dependent oxidoreductase, which encodes MRTAHNESHDVWDSIVIGAGLAGSAAAYHLAQRGRRVLLLEREATIHPKVCGEVIRAEALPYLLAMDVDVAALGAQQLTRARCLAGSARTTLLFPTPAYGLSRVTLDTACSARAMAVGTTLHLGETVHAIAQTDGAYDITTSHDTYRGRSIILATGKHDLRSVQTRATRHSLRGAVGIKWHCQATHAAVAELGNTVWMLAFPGGYAGLCRVGATTVNLCGSVTPAWLARHGRQPHQLRAFLHDTFPIARPLLDGLTSEDTQPLVIAGIPYGFFRPAASLTHDGAYAVGDQVATMPSVVGIGMTVALATGTLAAIDLDATLRGQPRRYEDQLHRLLARARRAALFTHAMMTSAAAPYGVRLCRWLPPLGHGVLHASRVPSAGVVFARQG
- a CDS encoding DNA-directed RNA polymerase subunit omega, with the translated sequence MARVTVEDCLETLENRFSLVHLAAKRAKELLKGARPMYPCKNREVVTALREIADRKVIAHIPNPKRTA
- the rsfS gene encoding ribosome silencing factor, which gives rise to MRTAVPVSKTSAGAVEPRLALIAGVVEEMKGEALTILDLRSLTSFTDFFLLCSGTSDRHVQSIGETIVTRLKSHGIMPLGVEGHDSAQWILIDYGAIVVHVFYPAAREFYQIEKFWADAPVISL
- a CDS encoding 2,3-bisphosphoglycerate-independent phosphoglycerate mutase; translation: MKPVMLIILDGWGHREAREGNAVALAQTPVFDRLWATCPRTLLRTSGLDVGLPDGVMGNSEVGHLNIGAGRVVYQDLTRINESIRQVEFAANASLTAACALVQRTGATLHLMGLLSNGSVHSHIDHLLALLTTTRAVGVTNIRLHLFLDGRDTPPQSGVGFLQQLQAYLTDHRHPARIASVSGRYYAMDRDKRWERTKLAYDAIVHGVGPRVTDPLAMLHDSYREGVTDEFVLPTVVVADGQPVGPIRDGDVVLAINFRADRMRQLTRALACEDFQDFDRGAYIRLGQYLCMTSYHQDFRFPLLFPPQSMSNLCGELVAARGLRQLRIAETEKYAHVTFFFNGGEERLYPGEDRVLVPSPRDVPTYDHKPEMSAREVTAAVCQRITDDAYDFIVLNFANPDMVGHTGVLAAAIRAVETTDACLGQVLEALLARGGAAIVTADHGNCEQMIMSDGTPHTSHTTNLVPCCLVQPPSAACTLRDGGRLADLAPTLLELMGILRPSEMTGRSLIVAG
- a CDS encoding ComF family protein; the protein is MPTESHQTFKKNEWWGRAWVGAALAAVFPRRCVGCDRVLGAGSDGEAGICAGCAVVVPWVMGPVGTAWVPNLRWERLTAVCRFEGPLVAAIHGLKYERRTDRARALSALLWQSVAARCPYDVVLAVPLAADRLRERGYNQSQLLAKGVARRFGVRAPVDWVRRVRATRPQVGLEAGARLDNVRGAFAMTPRGAAGTRDRRVLLIDDVLTTGATLHECARVLHRAGAVRLDVAVIAVA